In Tsuneonella dongtanensis, a single window of DNA contains:
- a CDS encoding TonB-dependent receptor domain-containing protein, with amino-acid sequence MNVTQIAKLSAASCAIAMVLAAAPAVAQVQEEEAADVNADGTLPETTAGSPIVVTGSRIRREDFQSVSPTFTVGESLLEDRQFNNVAEALNQNPLFGVPGQSATGTIGNADVGQNFVNFFGLGSQRTLTVVNGRRVVAANAPTVFNNAAPGLQVDLNIIPVAMVDRIENVTIRGAPIYGSDAISGTVNVILKNDFEGLEIDGNYGITERGDAEEYRLSGLMGSNFAEGRGNVTIAVEHTRAKGLLERDRFDFICSGCSFQTNPANRGPADGVPDRVLIRDARVSFATFNGLPALFFGNPFIGAPIENAAGDILQFDRDGNLVPFDPGTQYGIVFSDGGDGIAISDINTLQSGVKRTVFATTGRYEVTPNIEVFAETLFASTKGRDLGSQAVWNTDFFPDDGGAIQFSVDNPFLTPQARQTIQANCIANGLDNADATDPSDDCTFLMARFGRTLTPGVNETSQNLYRIVTGVRGDFELGGRAFNWELAYNYGKTENTTFIEGVQGRRFAFALDAVRLNAANIATIRSNASLFPSGTPLDFVNVVRNGQVQNVSINNLQAGDIACNALINVPDPAGGGISIPENGAFTDIKACVPLNYFGEAGTTPQAADYVSVPFPSATNISQKVFTGFVQGDLFTLPGGDVNIVAGYEHREEGASFIPGSGLQGGQQLGNVAVTATAGGYKTDEFFGELLLPIVGPDMGWGPLTRVEAEGAYRYVDNSRAGSASTWSAGGKIGLFADQVTLRGTYARSIRAPALVELFLPISGTNSRGNDPCDSSLIAGGPNPANRQANCAAAAQALGFTGLATYQARVINGTQVGTTGGNPGLTNEESKSYTLGVLLAPNFVPGRLNLAVDYVNIQIANAISQLTLTNVLQACYDADPANFPNQFCSRFSRAPLGDPNGAFQIAPGYSTGFLNAGTRKFQAVTAQMNWSSDLVDLFGGSGDMGRLSLDGSLFHLIQDDASFTGFDLTDNVDNVGSSNWVGQLNISYDRDNWGAFWQTRFVDAADVNNQDSAEARDFLRVPDYWLFNAGLSFRPSDLMEFRLTVNNVFDKAPSDVAGATANGPFAYDLFGRSYRIGAKLTF; translated from the coding sequence GTGAACGTCACACAAATCGCAAAGCTATCGGCGGCATCTTGTGCCATCGCGATGGTGCTCGCGGCCGCTCCGGCAGTCGCCCAAGTCCAGGAAGAGGAAGCGGCCGACGTCAATGCCGACGGCACCCTTCCGGAAACGACCGCCGGATCGCCGATCGTCGTCACCGGCTCGCGCATCCGGCGCGAGGATTTCCAGTCGGTCTCGCCGACTTTCACGGTCGGTGAATCGCTGCTGGAAGACCGCCAGTTCAACAACGTCGCTGAAGCCCTCAACCAGAACCCGCTTTTCGGTGTTCCGGGGCAGTCGGCCACGGGCACGATCGGCAACGCCGACGTCGGCCAGAACTTCGTCAACTTCTTCGGCCTCGGCTCGCAGCGCACCCTGACCGTCGTCAACGGCCGCCGCGTCGTCGCCGCGAACGCTCCGACGGTGTTCAACAACGCCGCGCCCGGCCTTCAGGTCGACCTCAACATCATCCCGGTCGCGATGGTCGACCGCATCGAGAACGTGACCATTCGCGGTGCGCCGATCTACGGTTCGGACGCGATCTCGGGCACGGTCAACGTGATCCTCAAGAACGACTTCGAAGGCCTCGAGATCGACGGCAACTATGGCATCACCGAGCGCGGCGACGCCGAGGAATACCGCCTGAGCGGCCTCATGGGCTCGAACTTCGCGGAAGGTCGCGGCAACGTGACCATCGCTGTCGAGCATACACGGGCGAAGGGCCTGCTCGAACGCGATCGCTTCGACTTCATCTGCTCGGGCTGCTCGTTCCAGACCAACCCGGCCAACCGCGGTCCGGCCGACGGGGTGCCCGATCGCGTGCTGATCCGCGACGCGCGCGTGTCGTTTGCGACGTTCAACGGACTTCCTGCCCTGTTCTTCGGCAACCCGTTCATCGGCGCCCCGATCGAGAACGCGGCGGGCGACATCCTGCAGTTCGATCGTGACGGCAACCTCGTTCCGTTCGATCCCGGCACGCAGTACGGCATCGTGTTTTCGGACGGCGGCGACGGCATCGCCATCTCCGACATCAACACGCTGCAGTCGGGCGTGAAGCGCACCGTGTTCGCCACCACCGGCCGCTATGAAGTGACGCCGAACATTGAGGTGTTCGCCGAAACGTTGTTCGCCAGCACCAAGGGACGCGACCTGGGCAGCCAGGCCGTGTGGAACACCGACTTCTTCCCCGACGATGGCGGCGCGATCCAGTTCTCGGTCGACAACCCGTTCCTGACTCCGCAGGCGCGGCAGACGATCCAGGCCAACTGCATCGCCAACGGCCTCGACAACGCCGACGCGACCGATCCGTCGGACGACTGCACGTTCCTCATGGCGCGCTTCGGTCGCACTCTGACGCCGGGTGTGAACGAGACGTCGCAGAACCTGTACCGCATCGTGACCGGTGTGCGCGGGGACTTCGAACTCGGCGGCCGCGCGTTCAACTGGGAACTCGCGTACAACTACGGCAAGACCGAGAACACGACGTTCATCGAGGGCGTCCAGGGCCGCCGCTTCGCGTTTGCACTTGATGCCGTTCGCCTCAACGCCGCCAACATCGCCACGATCCGTTCCAATGCCAGCCTGTTTCCGTCAGGCACGCCGCTCGATTTCGTGAACGTCGTGCGCAACGGTCAGGTGCAGAACGTGTCGATCAACAACCTGCAGGCAGGCGACATCGCGTGTAATGCCCTGATCAACGTTCCCGACCCTGCCGGCGGGGGCATCAGCATCCCGGAAAACGGCGCGTTCACCGACATCAAGGCGTGCGTTCCACTGAACTACTTCGGCGAAGCGGGCACTACTCCCCAGGCGGCGGATTATGTCTCGGTGCCCTTCCCGTCAGCCACGAACATCTCGCAGAAGGTGTTCACCGGTTTCGTCCAAGGTGACCTGTTCACCCTGCCGGGCGGCGACGTCAACATCGTGGCCGGTTACGAACACCGCGAGGAAGGCGCGTCGTTCATCCCGGGTTCGGGCCTCCAGGGCGGCCAGCAGCTCGGCAACGTGGCGGTCACCGCGACGGCGGGCGGCTACAAGACCGACGAATTCTTCGGCGAGCTCCTGCTCCCGATCGTCGGGCCCGACATGGGCTGGGGTCCGTTGACCCGGGTCGAGGCCGAAGGCGCCTACCGCTATGTCGACAACTCGCGCGCCGGCTCGGCCAGCACGTGGTCGGCGGGCGGCAAGATCGGCCTCTTCGCCGATCAAGTGACCCTGCGCGGCACCTACGCCCGTTCGATCCGCGCGCCAGCGCTGGTCGAACTGTTCCTGCCGATTTCGGGTACGAACTCGCGTGGCAATGACCCGTGCGACTCGTCGCTTATCGCGGGCGGCCCCAACCCGGCCAACCGTCAGGCGAACTGCGCTGCAGCGGCCCAGGCACTCGGGTTCACTGGTCTCGCAACCTATCAGGCGCGTGTCATCAACGGCACGCAGGTGGGCACCACCGGTGGTAACCCGGGCCTGACGAACGAAGAAAGCAAGAGCTACACCCTCGGTGTGCTGCTCGCGCCCAACTTCGTTCCGGGGCGGCTCAACCTGGCGGTCGACTACGTCAACATCCAGATCGCCAACGCGATCTCGCAGTTGACGCTGACGAACGTGCTCCAGGCCTGCTACGACGCGGACCCGGCGAACTTCCCGAACCAGTTCTGCAGCCGCTTCAGCCGTGCCCCGCTCGGCGATCCCAACGGCGCGTTCCAGATTGCCCCCGGATACTCGACGGGCTTCCTGAACGCGGGTACCCGCAAGTTCCAGGCGGTTACCGCGCAAATGAACTGGTCGTCGGACCTGGTCGACCTGTTCGGCGGTTCGGGTGACATGGGGCGCCTGTCGCTCGATGGTTCGCTGTTCCACCTGATCCAGGACGACGCCTCGTTCACCGGCTTCGACCTGACCGACAACGTCGACAACGTCGGCTCGTCGAACTGGGTGGGCCAGCTCAACATCAGCTACGATCGCGACAATTGGGGTGCCTTCTGGCAGACCCGTTTCGTGGATGCGGCCGACGTGAACAACCAGGACTCGGCCGAAGCGCGCGATTTCCTGCGCGTTCCGGACTACTGGCTGTTCAACGCGGGCCTTTCGTTCCGCCCGAGCGACCTGATGGAGTTCCGTCTGACCGTGAACAACGTGTTCGACAAAGCTCCGTCCGATGTGGCTGGCGCGACCGCCAACGGTCCGTTCGCTTACGACCTGTTCGGTCGCAGCTACCGGATCGGCGCGAAGCTGACCTTCTGA
- a CDS encoding SDR family NAD(P)-dependent oxidoreductase: MKVDSSIAAVVTGGASGLGAATARALAAKGAKVAIFDLQEEKGKAVADEIGGVFCEVNVTSDESVDAGFAKAREAHGQERILVNCAGIGNAIKTASRSKEDGSIKHFPLDAFNWVIQINLVGTFRCIAKSAAGMLTLDPMDDGERGAIVNTASVAGEDGQIGQAAYSASKGGVIGMTLPIARDLMNEGIRVNTILPGIFNTPLMNAAPQAVKDALAASVPFPKRLGNPEEYAMLAMTMIECGYFNGEDVRLDGAIRMAPR, from the coding sequence ATGAAAGTCGACAGCAGCATTGCCGCGGTGGTGACCGGCGGCGCATCCGGTCTTGGCGCGGCAACCGCCCGCGCGCTCGCGGCCAAAGGCGCGAAGGTCGCTATCTTCGACCTGCAGGAAGAAAAGGGCAAGGCAGTCGCCGACGAGATCGGCGGCGTGTTCTGCGAAGTCAACGTGACCAGCGACGAAAGCGTCGATGCCGGTTTCGCCAAGGCGCGCGAAGCGCATGGGCAGGAGCGGATCCTGGTCAATTGCGCGGGCATCGGAAACGCGATCAAGACCGCGAGCCGTTCGAAGGAAGACGGTTCGATCAAGCACTTCCCGCTGGATGCCTTCAACTGGGTGATCCAGATCAACCTCGTCGGCACGTTCCGCTGCATCGCCAAGTCGGCGGCCGGGATGCTGACGCTCGACCCGATGGATGACGGGGAGCGCGGCGCCATCGTCAACACCGCCTCGGTCGCGGGCGAGGACGGCCAGATCGGCCAAGCGGCCTATTCGGCATCGAAGGGCGGCGTCATCGGCATGACCCTGCCGATCGCGCGCGACCTGATGAACGAGGGCATTCGCGTCAACACGATCCTGCCGGGCATCTTCAACACGCCGCTGATGAATGCGGCGCCGCAAGCGGTGAAGGACGCCCTGGCGGCTTCGGTCCCGTTCCCCAAGCGGCTGGGCAATCCAGAGGAATACGCCATGCTCGCGATGACCATGATCGAGTGCGGCTATTTCAACGGCGAGGACGTCCGTCTCGACGGCGCCATCCGCATGGCGCCGCGCTGA
- a CDS encoding type II secretion system F family protein: protein MISNAPGPTLLGFDVIVVGTLLAAVAALAVMLAIYAAVTVKDPMAKRVKALTARRDELKAGIVKANARKRTSLVRRNDKTDKVKDTLASMKVLQQSQIEVIQQKLAWAGYRNKELAVYVIGARLVLPVVFGIVAFVALYVLNVMPEWGSMKKLFGLTAAVGFGYKAPEIYLKNKATKRTDLVRKGLPDALDLLVICAEAGLTVDAAFNRVAKELGRAYPELGDEFALTAIELSFLTERKMAFDNLAYRVNLDSVKGVVTTMVQTERYGTPLASALRVLSAEFRNERMMRAEEKAARLPAIMTVPLILFILPTLFIVILGPAACSISDAFAAKPGRS, encoded by the coding sequence ATGATCAGCAACGCCCCCGGACCAACGCTCCTCGGCTTCGACGTCATCGTCGTAGGCACGCTTCTGGCTGCCGTCGCGGCGCTCGCGGTCATGCTCGCCATCTACGCCGCCGTCACCGTGAAGGACCCGATGGCGAAGCGCGTCAAGGCGCTTACGGCCCGGCGCGACGAGCTGAAGGCGGGCATCGTCAAGGCGAATGCGCGCAAACGCACGAGCCTGGTTCGCCGCAACGACAAGACCGACAAGGTCAAGGACACGCTGGCGAGCATGAAGGTTCTCCAGCAGAGCCAGATCGAAGTGATCCAGCAGAAGCTGGCGTGGGCTGGGTATCGCAACAAGGAACTGGCGGTTTACGTAATCGGCGCGCGCCTGGTGCTGCCGGTCGTGTTCGGTATCGTCGCGTTCGTTGCGCTCTACGTTCTCAACGTGATGCCCGAGTGGGGCAGCATGAAGAAGCTGTTCGGCCTCACCGCTGCGGTCGGCTTCGGTTACAAGGCACCGGAGATCTACCTGAAGAACAAGGCGACGAAGCGCACCGATCTCGTTCGCAAGGGCCTGCCCGACGCGCTCGACCTGCTCGTCATCTGCGCCGAAGCCGGTCTGACGGTCGACGCCGCGTTCAATCGCGTGGCGAAGGAACTGGGCCGCGCCTATCCCGAACTCGGCGACGAGTTCGCGCTGACCGCGATCGAGCTCTCGTTCCTCACCGAGCGCAAGATGGCGTTCGACAACCTTGCCTATCGCGTCAACCTCGACAGCGTCAAAGGCGTCGTGACGACGATGGTGCAGACCGAACGCTACGGCACTCCGCTCGCCAGCGCGCTTCGCGTGCTGTCGGCCGAATTCCGCAACGAGCGCATGATGCGCGCCGAGGAAAAGGCCGCGCGCCTGCCGGCGATCATGACGGTGCCGCTGATCCTCTTCATCCTGCCGACGCTGTTCATCGTCATCCTGGGACCGGCGGCCTGCTCCATCAGCGACGCGTTCGCCGCCAAGCCCGGCCGTTCGTAA
- a CDS encoding acetyl-CoA C-acetyltransferase, translated as MPTAYIIDAVRTAGGRRGGRLSGVHPVDLAATTLDALVARTGIDPAKVDDVVMGCVTQAGEQAMQVGRMAVLASKLLPQSCPAVTIDRQCGSSQQAIQFAAQAVMSWTQDAVIAAGVESMTRVPMGTNLTLHMKEGMGHYKSPGLEARFPGVMFSQFAGAEMIADKWGMTKDEIDRFAYDSHRKAIAATEAGAFAREIVPVTVETPEGNVEHVVDEGIRFDATLEGIAAVKLLKEGGKITAASSSQICDGASAALIVSEQALKDYGLTPRARIHTLTVTAGDPVIMLEEPLFATDKALARAGLTIGDIDLYEVNEAFAPVPMAWLKHTGADPDKLNVNGGAIALGHPLGASGTKLMATLLNVLHSRGGKYGLQTMCEGGGVANVTIIEAV; from the coding sequence ATGCCCACAGCCTACATCATCGACGCCGTTCGCACCGCAGGAGGGCGCCGTGGCGGGCGGTTGTCGGGAGTGCATCCGGTCGACCTGGCGGCGACCACGCTCGATGCGCTGGTTGCCCGCACCGGCATCGATCCGGCCAAGGTCGACGATGTCGTCATGGGCTGCGTCACCCAGGCGGGCGAGCAGGCCATGCAGGTCGGGCGCATGGCGGTGCTGGCCAGCAAGCTGCTGCCGCAATCGTGTCCGGCAGTCACGATCGATCGCCAGTGCGGCTCGTCGCAGCAGGCGATCCAGTTCGCCGCGCAGGCGGTCATGAGTTGGACCCAGGACGCGGTCATCGCGGCGGGCGTCGAGAGCATGACGCGTGTGCCGATGGGCACCAACCTGACCCTGCACATGAAGGAGGGCATGGGCCACTACAAGTCGCCCGGCCTCGAGGCGCGGTTTCCCGGTGTGATGTTCTCTCAGTTCGCCGGTGCCGAGATGATCGCCGACAAGTGGGGGATGACGAAGGACGAGATCGACCGCTTCGCCTACGACAGTCACCGAAAGGCGATCGCGGCGACCGAAGCGGGCGCGTTCGCGCGCGAAATCGTCCCCGTGACCGTCGAGACCCCCGAGGGGAACGTCGAGCACGTGGTCGACGAAGGTATCCGGTTCGACGCGACGCTCGAAGGTATCGCGGCGGTCAAGCTCCTCAAGGAGGGGGGCAAGATCACCGCGGCAAGTTCCAGCCAGATTTGCGACGGCGCAAGCGCGGCGCTCATCGTGTCGGAACAGGCGCTCAAGGATTACGGTCTCACCCCGCGGGCGCGCATCCACACGCTGACGGTCACCGCGGGCGATCCGGTCATCATGCTCGAGGAACCGCTGTTCGCGACCGACAAGGCGCTGGCCCGTGCAGGCCTGACGATCGGCGACATCGATCTCTACGAAGTCAACGAGGCATTCGCGCCGGTGCCGATGGCCTGGCTGAAGCACACCGGCGCCGATCCCGACAAGCTCAACGTCAATGGAGGCGCGATCGCCCTCGGCCACCCGCTCGGGGCGAGCGGGACCAAGTTGATGGCCACCTTGCTGAATGTGCTTCACTCGCGCGGGGGCAAATACGGCCTTCAGACGATGTGCGAAGGTGGCGGTGTCGCCAACGTCACGATCATCGAGGCGGTCTAG
- a CDS encoding MarR family winged helix-turn-helix transcriptional regulator encodes MTEIASSTRLADFLPYLLSVTSNAVSSRVAEAYRARFGLRIAEWRVMAVLGDAGALTQRELTAATLMDKVAVNRACKELEDRGLAARTANEKDGRSHHLELTAEGREMHARIMPLAVEIEARLFEDLSTEERDTFRSLLARVRGAAGDFDSEGLEGGVG; translated from the coding sequence ATGACCGAAATCGCGTCCAGCACCCGTCTCGCCGACTTCCTCCCCTACCTGCTTTCGGTAACTTCGAACGCGGTTTCGAGCCGGGTGGCCGAGGCGTATCGTGCGCGTTTCGGTCTGCGCATCGCCGAGTGGCGGGTGATGGCGGTCCTCGGCGATGCCGGGGCGCTCACCCAGCGCGAACTCACCGCGGCGACCCTGATGGACAAGGTCGCGGTCAATCGTGCGTGCAAGGAACTGGAGGACCGCGGTCTCGCGGCGCGGACCGCCAACGAGAAGGATGGGCGTTCGCACCATCTGGAACTGACGGCCGAGGGTCGCGAGATGCACGCCCGGATCATGCCGCTCGCGGTCGAGATCGAGGCGCGGCTGTTCGAAGACTTGTCGACCGAGGAACGCGATACCTTCCGCAGCCTGCTCGCAAGAGTTCGCGGGGCGGCCGGCGATTTCGATTCCGAAGGGCTGGAGGGCGGGGTCGGCTAG
- the mtnP gene encoding S-methyl-5'-thioadenosine phosphorylase, whose translation MSDWHIGVIGGSGLHEGLALDEAQEIAIRSPFGEPSGPVVTGLLRGVRFSFIARHGAGHAIPPSEVNYRANVDALKRAGATDLVALSAIGSLREDLAPGTFVAVDQFIDRTISRERSFFGSGIVAHVSMADPVCPRLSALVADAAEAAGTVVHRGGTYVAIEGPQFSTRAESALYRAWGGDVIGMTAMPEARLAREAELPYALLGMVTDYDCWRDGEAVAAAEVFGVMRENAARARDAMAALAGLLPATREPVPIDTALGDALATAPFARDVELATRLQAVAGRALRLAK comes from the coding sequence ATGAGCGACTGGCACATCGGGGTCATCGGCGGATCGGGGTTGCACGAAGGCCTTGCGCTCGACGAGGCGCAGGAAATCGCGATCCGTTCGCCTTTCGGCGAACCGTCGGGTCCGGTCGTAACCGGGTTGCTGCGCGGAGTGCGCTTCAGCTTCATCGCGCGGCACGGTGCTGGGCATGCCATCCCGCCAAGCGAAGTGAACTACCGCGCGAACGTCGACGCGCTCAAGCGCGCCGGGGCGACCGACCTGGTGGCATTGTCCGCGATTGGCTCGCTGCGCGAGGACCTGGCGCCAGGGACGTTCGTCGCCGTCGATCAGTTCATCGACCGGACGATCTCGCGCGAGCGAAGCTTCTTCGGCTCGGGGATCGTCGCCCATGTCAGCATGGCCGATCCGGTCTGCCCGCGACTTTCCGCGCTGGTCGCGGATGCAGCGGAAGCCGCGGGAACAGTGGTTCACCGGGGAGGGACCTACGTCGCCATTGAGGGACCGCAGTTTTCCACCCGTGCGGAGAGTGCTCTCTACCGGGCGTGGGGCGGCGACGTCATCGGGATGACCGCCATGCCCGAAGCGCGCCTCGCGCGGGAGGCGGAGCTGCCGTACGCCTTGCTCGGCATGGTGACCGACTACGATTGCTGGCGCGACGGCGAAGCCGTCGCCGCGGCGGAGGTGTTCGGGGTCATGCGCGAGAACGCCGCGCGAGCGCGCGATGCGATGGCCGCACTGGCGGGGCTCTTGCCCGCAACACGCGAACCGGTGCCGATCGATACCGCGCTCGGCGACGCGCTGGCCACGGCACCGTTCGCCCGCGACGTCGAACTTGCAACTCGGCTGCAGGCCGTAGCGGGCCGTGCCTTGCGACTTGCCAAGTGA
- a CDS encoding crotonase/enoyl-CoA hydratase family protein translates to MSGYTQIRYDLDGPVALVTLHRPEKMNAFTRTMMAEIIDAMDQADGDDRVRAVVFTGTGDRAFCAGADLTPEGGGHVFSDPNPVEDLSDERVRDGGGRLTLRLFQSKKPLISACNGVAVGVGATMQLPMDMRLAADSARFGFVFARRGIVPEAASSWFLPRLVGLPTALEWCMTGRLIDAQEALAKGLVRSLHAQDALLDSAFALAREIADNTSAVSVAMTRAMLWRLSSLEHPMLAHRIDSRAIYRLSRSADAREGIASFLEKRPPAYPDTVSGQMPDFYPWWDEPDYQ, encoded by the coding sequence ATGAGCGGATACACCCAGATCAGGTACGATCTCGATGGCCCGGTGGCACTCGTCACGCTTCACCGGCCAGAGAAAATGAACGCCTTCACCCGCACGATGATGGCGGAAATCATAGACGCGATGGACCAGGCGGATGGGGATGACCGGGTCCGCGCGGTGGTCTTCACGGGGACCGGCGATCGTGCGTTTTGTGCTGGAGCGGACCTGACGCCGGAGGGCGGGGGGCATGTATTTTCCGACCCCAACCCGGTCGAGGATTTGTCCGACGAGCGGGTGCGCGACGGTGGCGGGCGGCTGACGCTGCGGCTGTTCCAGTCGAAGAAGCCGCTGATCTCGGCCTGCAACGGGGTCGCGGTCGGGGTCGGCGCGACGATGCAGCTGCCGATGGACATGCGCCTTGCCGCGGACAGCGCGCGCTTCGGGTTCGTCTTCGCCCGCCGCGGGATCGTGCCGGAGGCCGCCTCCAGCTGGTTCCTGCCGCGGCTCGTGGGCCTGCCCACGGCGCTCGAATGGTGCATGACGGGGCGCCTGATCGACGCGCAGGAAGCGCTGGCGAAGGGTCTGGTGCGTTCGCTTCACGCGCAGGACGCCTTGCTCGACTCGGCATTCGCTTTGGCGCGGGAGATTGCCGACAACACGTCGGCCGTCTCGGTCGCGATGACCCGTGCGATGCTCTGGCGGCTGTCCTCGCTCGAGCACCCGATGCTGGCGCACCGTATCGACAGCCGCGCAATCTATCGCCTGAGCCGGAGCGCCGACGCGCGCGAAGGGATCGCGAGTTTCCTCGAGAAGCGACCGCCCGCCTATCCCGACACGGTGAGCGGCCAGATGCCCGACTTCTATCCCTGGTGGGATGAGCCCGATTACCAATAG